The region ACATGTGCAGCAGGAGGTATCACCACGCACTTCAGGAAGGCTATCTCACAGCAGTGGCCCTCTCAATGGAGGCCAGAGCTGTGGCTCTCTTACTGACAGCCCCCCTGCCTCCCCCTTTGAAATTGATGACTCCAAGGTCTTATAATTTCTCTCGTATTTTTTCATCTGTTTCTTCATTATAAATCTAAGTATGCATCTATTTACTCATCCCGTTGTAGTTTCTCTCCATTTTATGTTGGAGTTGGAGTTGGAGTTGGAGATTCTTTTccttaaaaagataaaaaaaatttttgttattttgtggTATGGTCACAAAACACAAGTTTCTGAAGCTTCTGAGACATGGGACACCATATTTCAGCTTTCTCTTAAATCAAAAAACATACTCCGAATATGTGAGAAGAACAACTCATTCAAATCTTTCCTAACTATACTCACCAAGACAAAAAAGAAGATTGGGTCGCTTGTTTGGTAATTTGTAATcttcttgaattttttgtttcatgtcttgtcaaaatattattgaattaaCTGCAGATTAAAGggtattttgaagaaaaaaaaattctttcgaaaaatatttttaggtaCCATGTTATTCAACTCAATTTGTTACTGTCTACTTGATCATCATAACAAGAAAATTAAAGCGTGAATATCTTCGTACGTGGTTCTTCAAATGATAATGCCGGAATCTTCCCACAGCAACCATTAGGTAATAAATTGCAGAATTATCGTACATATATACCCTTTTCCGTGATTGTTAGGAGatgacataaaatttaataattctaaCATTTGATTTATCTAGCAATAAATGAAGGTTattgttgaatttatgatgggGGGCCACAACTATTTCGGCTTGTGGTTCAATTTGATTTCAGAGTATGGACCATGCTGTCAGGCAAGAAAACTAATTGGTCCAGCTTTTGGTGGGGTTGCTCTAATGTTTTCCTTTATTGAATGTAGTGTATCCTACCACTCTAAAAACATTTTGTAATATACtcacaatattatttaatacgACGCGAATGGGAGTGAAAAAATCAAGTTCAAGTCAAGCTCTTGAAATTTCGTGTCGAGTTTGACTAAAAAATTTGAGTATAGAAGTCCAAGCCCGAGTGCAGAAAACGTTAAGGTCGATTGAGATCAGCTCGAACTGGTTGGACAGACAGGTCGTGAGTCATATGCCGGTTCATCAACCTCACCTTACACACCTTCGTGCATATACACTAATTGAACCTTGAACAGAAACCTTGGAAAACTGAATCATGCACTGGACCCTTTAGTTTGCCACAAGTCTAGGCGTTTTTTTCTTTAACACTGGATCACGTTTTTTGCATATAAAGATCAATTTCTTTGATAGTTTGTGGTGATATGGATATATGCATGCAGTACTCTCAGTTAAACACTACCACGTGCAACCAGTACAAGGTCAGTGCCATCAATGGCACTGGCCTTGGCGGTGGAGGAAAAACTGTGGGGAGGTGGCTGAAGGATCGTAGGGAGAAAAAGAAAGAGGAAACGAGGGCACACAATGCTCAGCTTCATGCTGCCATTTCTGTGGCAGGGGTAGCGGCTGCTATTGCTGCAATTGCAGCTGCCACTGCTGCGTCATCTGCAGCAGGAAAAGATGAACAGATGGCAAAAACCGACATGGCTGTTGCATCGGCTGCCACATTGGTTGCTGCACAATGCGTCGAAGCGGCTGAGGTTATGGGGGCTGAGCGAGAAAACTTGGCATCAGTAGTGAATTCAGCAGTCAATGTTAGGTCAGCGGGTGACATCATGACTTTGACAGCTGCTGCAGCTACGGGTATTCCTATATTCATCTTTCATGGTCAAGTTATTCAGAATCTTGTAACTTAGATAATAAATTGGAGATTGTTGTTTATGTTGATTTGCGATTTTTTTAAGCTTTGCGTGGTGCTGCCACCTTGAAGGCAAGGGCATTGAAGGAGGTGTGGAATATTGCAGCAGTGATCCCTGTGGACAAAGGGATGGGAGCTACAAATAATGGGAGTAATGGAAGTTCGAATGGTAGTTTTAGTGGTGAACTTGTTCCCGAAGAAAATTTCCTTGGCATTTGCAGTAGAGAACTGCTCGCCAGGGGCGGGGAACTTCTTAAGAGAACCCGAAATGGTAAATACAAAATTCTCATCTTTCAGGTTTATGAAATTCCTATTGATTAAGGTAATGTCCCTTCATGTTTCTTGACAGTTCATTTCCTATGATAATTGCAGGTGATCTTCATTGGAAAATTGTGTCTGTTTACATCAACAAAATGGGACAGGTAGGCTTTTTTCTTCATGATTGAACAATCACCCCCACTTTCAATTTACTCGAGACTACCGTAGAGTTCACTTTACATCTCGAGGACAGAAGTTAAAGTTGTAAACATGAATCTGCTTTTCTCTTTATCTCGTGATCTGCAATCAGAATTTCATTCAAATTTTGCAGGTGATGTTAAAGATGAAGAGTAGATATGTTGCTGGGACCATaaccaaaaagaaaaagagtgagtttttttatttttcaactttcATCTTTTCACTCATGATGAGAGCAGAATTGGAGATGGTGGGCTTTCTTCTATTTGGGGATTTGAGAAAGTAGTAGGCAATTTAGTGAAGAAAGGCATAAAAAAAAGTTGAcatctttatctttattttgttGTTCCTCTTTTGAACTATCAGATGTAGTGTTGGAGGTGTTGAAGGATATTCCGGCTTGGGCTGGCCGCCACTTGCTCGAAGGCGGCGAGCATCGAAGATATTTCGCTTTGAAGACGGTTGCACGAGGAGTTGTGGAATTCGAGTGCAGGAATCAAAGGGAGTATGATATTTGGACTCAAGGTGTTTCAAGATTACTCTCAATCGCCGCAGAGAAGAACAATAGGCACAAGATTTGATGTCCCATTGTTAAGAAGTTGATTAATGATTTAGTAAATAGGAGAATATGTCTCTTTCTTTAGGGGCTTGGACTGACTAAATGTTCTCAATTTTGGGTGGTATTGGTTTTttccttcttctttttttttctttcagtctCTTGTGTTTCTAATGTAAAAATAGGAATTGTTTATCTAAACGACTTTTTTTTTGGGTCGTGTACTAtgattatttttcatttcatggtgttgttttttttttattaatgattaGATTAATACCTATTTAAGGACAAACTATTTATTTAGGCTATGTTTGGTGTGTAGGATAAGATAACTAATTGGATTGATGACAAAACTCAAGGTAAGGATATATAATGTGTTGTGATAAAGTATgttttgtttggtaagattttaatGAGTATgctaaattttacattttttgttgttgagaCAAAAATACCCTAACTAGCATTGATGACAATTTGgtatataaaatgatatttgtagcaatgttttcaaaatcatgtgttttgttaataaataaatattttataaaattttatattataaattatgtattcatctgataatttatttttttaataaaaattaatatgattttgcattttatctcatttttaatattgatttctaattatttttttctctatttttttaaattttatttagtttcatcatgaaattatttatgtgatgtgtgcaaataaaaaaaataaaaacatcaaAGAATAGAATCCAAAATTGTAGATCTCTAATGTTGATTTTTTGTAGGCAAAATggtaatttatgttatattttaggaATTGGATTGTCAATCCCTCCAAAACAATGGGATATCTTTTCAACCAAAtaggttttttttatcatgagcTTCTTGATTAATTGGGTCCATAAAAAATGAGACAAACATGAGATTAATAATCTATCCTTGACTTATCACTCACACCAAACATACCCTNNNNNNNNNNNNNNNNNNNNNNNNNNNNNNNNNNNNNNNNNNNNNNNNNNNNNNNNNNNNNNNNNNNNNNNNNNNNNNNNNNNNNNNNNNNNNNNNNNNNNNNNNNNNNNNNNNNNNNNNNNNNNNNNNNNNNNNNNNNNNNNNNNNNNNNNNNNNNNNNNNNNNNNNNNNNNNNNNNNNNNNNNNNNNNNNNNNNNNNNNNNNNNNNNNNNNNNNNNNNNNNNNNNNNNNNNNNNNNNNNNNNNNNNNNNNNNNNNNNNNNNNNNNNNNNNNNNNNNNNNNNNNNNNNNNNNNNNNNNNNNNNNNNNNNNNNNNNNNNNNNNNNNNNNNNNNNNNNNNNNNNNNNNNNNNNNNNNNNNNNNNNNNNNNNNNNNNNNNNNNNNNNNNNNNNNNNNNNNNNNNNNNNNNNNNNNNNNNNNNNNNNNNNNNNNNNNNNNNNNNNNNNNNNNNNNNNNNNNNNNNNNNNNNNNNNNNNNNNNNNNNNNNNNNNNNNNNNNNNNNNNNNNNNNNNNNNNNNNNNNNNNNNNNNNNNNNNNNNNNNNNNNNNNNNNNNNNNNNNNNNNNNNNNNNNNNNNNNNNNNNNNNNNNNNNNNNNNNNNNNNNNNNNNNNNNNNNNNNNNNNNNNNNNNNNNNNNNNNNNNNNNNNNNNNNNNNNNNNNNNNNNNNNNNNNNNNNNNNNNNNNNNNNNNNNNNNNNNNNNNNNNNNNNNNNNNNNNNNNNNNNNNNNNNNNNNNNNNNNNNNNNNNNNNNNNNNNNNNNNNNNNNNNNNNNNNNNNNNNNNNNNNNNNNNNNNNNNNNNNNNNNNNNNNNNNNNNNNNNNNNNNNNNNNNNNNNNNNNNNNNNNNNNNNNNNNNNNNNNNNNNNNNNNNNNNNNNNNNNNNNNNNNNNNNNNNNNNNNNNNNNNNNNNNNNNNNNNNNNNNNNNNNNNNNNNNNNNNNNNNNNNNNNNNNNNNNNNNNNNNNNNNNNNNNNNNNNNNNNNNNNNNNNNNNNNNNNNNNNNNNNNNNNNNNNNNNNNNNNNNNNNNNNNNNNNNNNNNNNNNNNNNNNNNNNNNNNNNNNNNNNNNNNNNNNNNNNNNNNNNNNNNNNNNNNNNNNNNNNNNNNNNNNNNNNNNNNNNNNNNNNNNNNNNNNNNNNNNNNNNNNNNNNNNNNNNNNNNNNNNNNNNNNNNNNNNNNNNNNNNNNNNNNNNNNNNNNNNNNNNNNNNNNNNNNNNNNNNNNNNNNNNNNNNNNNNNNNNNNNNNNNNNNNNNNNNNNNNNNNNNNNNNNNNNNNNNNNNNNNNNNNNNNNNNNNNNNNNNNNNNNNNNNNNNNNNNNNNNNNNNNNNNNNNNNNNNNNNNNNNNNNNNNNNNNNNNNNNNNNNNNNNNNNNNNNNNNNNNNNNNNNNNNNNNNNNNNNNNNNNNNNNNNNNNNNNNNNNNNNNNNNNNNNNNNNNNNNNNNNNNNNNNNNNNNNNNNNNNNNNNNNNNNNNNNNNNNNNNNNNNNNNNNNNNNNNNNNNNNNNNNNNNNNNNNNNNNNNNNNNNNNNNNNNNNNNNNNNNNNNNNNNNNNNNNNNNNNNNNNNNNNNNNNNNNNNNNNNNNNNNNNNNNNNNNNNNNNNNNNNNNNNNNNNNNNNNNNNNNNNNNNNNNNNNNNNNNNNNNNNNNNNNNNNNNNNNNNNNNNNNNNNNNNNNNNNNNNNNNNNNNNNNNNNNNNNNNNNNNNNNNNNNNNNNNNNNNNNNNNNNNNNNNNNNNNNNNNNNNNNNNNNNNNNNNNNNNNNNNNNNNNNNNNNNNNNNNNNNNNNNNNNNNNNNNNNNNNNNNNNNNNNNNNNNNNNNNNNNNNNNNNNNNNNNNNNNNNNNNNNNNNNNNNNNNNNNNNNNNNNNNNNNNNNNNNNNNNNNNNNNNNNNNNNNNNNNNNNNNNNNNNNNNNNNNNNNNNNNNNNNNNNNNNNNNNNNNNNNNNNNNNNNNNNNNNNNNNNNNNNNNNNNNNNNNNNNNNNNNNNNNNNNNNNNNNNNNNNNNNNNNNNNNNNNNNNNNNNNNNNNNNNNNNNNNNNNNNNNNNNNNNNNNNNNNNNNNNNNNNNNNNNNNNNNNNNNNNNNNNNNNNNNNNNNNNNNNNNNNNNNNNNNNNNNNNNNNNNNNNNNNNNNNNNNNNNNNNNNNNNNNNNNNNNNNNNNNNNNNNNNNNNNNNNNNNNNNNNNNNNNNNNNNNNNNNNNNNNNNNNNNNNNNNNNNNNNNNNNNNNNNNNNNNNNNNNNNNNNNNNNNNNNNNNNNNNNNNNNNNNNNNNNNNNNNNNNNNNNNNNNNNNNNNNNNNNNNNNNNNNNNNNNNNNNNNNNNNNNNNNNNNNNNNNNNNNNNNNNNNNNNNNNNNNNNNNNNNNNNNNNNNNNNNNNNNNNNNNNNNNNNNNNNNNNNNNNNNNNNNNNNNNNNNNNNNNNNNNNNNNNNNNNNNNNNNNNNNNNNNNNNNNNNNNNNNNNNNNNNNNNNNNNNNNNNNNNNNNNNNNNNNNNNNNNNNNNNNNNNNNNNNNNNNNNNNNNNNNNNNNNNNNNNNNNNNNNNNNNNNNNNNNNNNNNNNNNNNNNNNNNNNNNNNNNNNNNNNNNNNNNNNNNNNNNNNNNNNNNNNNNNNNNNNNNNNNNNNNNNNNNNNNNNNNNNNNNNNNNNNNNNNNNNNNNNNNNNNNNNNNNNNNNNNNNNNNNNNNNNNNNNNNNNNNNNNNNNNNNNNNNNNNNNNNNNNNNNNNNNNNNNNNNNNNNNNNNNNNNNNNNNNNNNNNNNNNNNNNNNNNNNNNNNNNNNNNNNNNNNNNNNNNNNNNNNNNNNNNNNNNNNNNNNNNNNNNNNNNNNNNNNNNNNNNNNNNNNNNNNNNNNNNNNNNNNNNNNNNNNNNNNNNNNNNNNNNNNNNNNNNNNNNNNNNNNNNNNNNNNNNNNNNNNNNNNNNNNNNNNNNNNNNNNNNNNNNNNNNNNNNNNNNNNNNNNNNNNNNNNNNNNNNNNNNNNNNNNNNNNNNNNNNNNNNNNNNNNNNNNNNNNNNNNNNNNNNNNNNNNNNNNNNNNNNNNNNNNNNNNNNNNNNNNNNNNNNNNNNNNNNNNNNNNNNNNNNNNNNNNNNNNNNNNNNNNNNNNNNNNNNNNNNNNNNNNNNNNNNNNNNNNNNNNNNNNNNNNNNNNNNNNNNNNNNNNNNNNNNNNNNNNNNNNNNNNNNNNNNNNNNNNNNNNNNNNNNNNNNNNNNNNNNNNNNNNNNNNNNNNNNNNNNNNNNNNNNNNNNNNNNNNNNNNNNNNNNNNNNNNNNNNNNNNNNNNNNNNNNNNNNNNNNNNNNNNNNNNNNNNNNNNNNNNNNNNNNNNNNNNNNNNNNNNNNNNNNNNNNNNNNNNNNNNNNNNNNNNNNNNNNNNNNNNNNNNNNNNNNNNNNNNNNNNNNNNNNNNNNNNNNNNNNNNNNNNNNNNNNNNNNNNNNNNNNNNNNNNNNNNNNNNNNNNNNNNNNNNNNNNNNNNNNNNNNNNNNNNNNNNNNNNNNNNNNNNNNNNNNNNNNNNNNNNNNNNNNNNNNNNNNNNNNNNNNNNNNNNNNNNNNNNNNNNNNNNNNNNNNNNNNNNNNNNNNNNNNNNNNNNNNNNNNNNNNNNNNNNNNNNNNNNNNNNNNNNNNNNNNNNNNNNNNNNNNNNNNNNNNNNNNNNNNNNNNNNNNNNNNNNNNNNNNNNNNNNNNNNNNNNNNNNNNNNNNNNNNNNNNNNNNNNNNNNNNNNNNNNNNNNNNNNNNNNNNNNNNNNNNNNNNNNNNNNNNNNNNNNNNNNNNNNNNNNNNNNNNNNNNNNNNNNNNNNNNNNNNNNNNNNNNNNNNNNNNNNNNNNNNNNNNNNNNNNNNNNNNNNNNNNNNNNNNNNNNNNNNNNNNNNNNNNNNNNNNNNNNNNNNNNNNNNNNNNNNNNNNNNNNNNNNNNNNNNNNNNNNNNNNNNNNNNNNNNNNNNNNNNNNNNNNNNNNNNNNNNNNNNNNNNNNNNNNNNNNNNNNNNNNNNNNNNNNNNNNNNNNNNNNNNNNNNNNNNNNNNNNNNNNNNNNNNNNNNNNNNNNNNNNNNNNNNNNNNNNNNNNNNNNNNNNNNNNNNNNNNNNNNNNNNNNNNNNNNNNNNNNNNNNNNNNNNNNNNNNNNNNNNNNNNNNNNNNNNNNNNNNNNNNNNNNNNNNNNNNNNNNNNNNNNNNNNNNNNNNNNNNNNNNNNNNNNNNNNNNNNNNNNNNNNNNNNNNNNNNNNNNNNNNNNNNNNNNNNNNNNNNNNNNNNNNNNNNNNNNNNNNNNNNNNNNNNNNNNNNNNNNNNNNNNNNNNNNNNNNNNNNNNNNNNNNNNNNNNNNNNNNNNNNNNNNNNNNNNNNNNNNNNNNNNNNNNNNNNNNNNNNNNNNNNNNNNNNNNNNNNNNNNNNNNNNNNNNNNNNNNNNNNNNNNNNNNNNNNNNNNNNNNNNNNNNNNNNNNNNNNNNNNNNNNNNNNNNNNNNNNNNNNNNNNNNNNNNNNNNNNNNNNNNNNNNNNNNNNNNNNNNNNNNNNNNNNNNNNNNNNNNNNNNNNNNNNNNNNNNNNNNNNNNNNNNNNNNNNNNNNNNNNNNNNNNNNNNNNNNNNNNNNNNNNNNNNNNNNNNNNNNNNNNNNNNNNNNNNNNNNNNNNNNNNNNNNNNNNNNNNNNNNNNNNNNNNNNNNNNNNNNNNNNNNNNNNNNNNNNNNNNNNNNNNNNNNNNNNNNNNNNNNNNNNNNNNNNNNNNNNNNNNNNNNNNNNNNNNNNNNNNNNNNNNNNNNNNNNNNNNNNNNNNNNNNNNNNNNNNNNNNNNNNNNNNNNNNNNNNNNNNNNNNNNNNNNNNNNNNNNNNNNNNNNNNNNNNNNNNNNNNNNNNNNNNNNNNNNNNNNNNNNNNNNNNNNNNNNNNNNNNNNNNNNNNNNNNNNNNNNNNNNNNNNNNNNNNNNNNNNNNNNNNNNNNNNNNNNNNNNNNNNNNNNNNNNNNNNNNNNNNNNNNNNNNNNNNNNNNNNNNNNNNNNNNNNNNNNNNNNNNNNNNNNNNNNNNNNNNNNNNNNNNNNNNNNNNNNNNNNNNNNNNNNNNNNNNNNNNNNNNNNNNNNNNNNNNNNNNNNNNNNNNNNNNNNNNNNNNNNNNNNNNNNNNNNNNNNNNNNNNNNNNNNNNNNNNNNNNNNNNNNNNNNNNNNNNNNNNNNNNNNNNNNNNNNNNNNNNNNNNNNNNNNNNNNNNNNNNNNNNNNNNNNNNNNNNNNNNNNNNNNNNNNNNNNNNNNNNNNNNNNNNNNNNNNNNNNNNNNNNNNNNNNNNNNNNNNNNNNNNNNNNNNNNNNNNNNNNNNNNNNNNNNNNNNNNNNNNNNNNNNNNNNNNNNNNNNNNNNNNNNNNNNNNNNNNNNNNNNNNNNNNNNNNNNNNNNNNNNNNNNNNNNNNNNNNNNNNNNNNNNNNNNNNNNNNNNNNNNNNNNNNNNNNNNNNNNNNNNNNNNNNNNNNNNNNNNNNNNNNNNNNNNNNNNNNNNNNNNNNNNNNNNNNNNNNNNNNNNNNNNNNNNNNNNNNNNNNNNNNNNNNNNNNNNNNNNNNNNNNNNNNNNNNNNNNNNNNNNNNNNNNNNNNNNNNNNNNNNNNNNNNNNNNNNNNNNNNNNNNNNNNNNNNNNNNNNNNNNNNNNNNNNNNNNNNNNNNNNNNNNNNNNNNNNNNNNNNNNNNNNNNNNNNNNNNNNNNNNNNNNNNNNNNNNNNNNNNNNNNNNNNNNNNNNNNNNNNNNNNNNNNNNNNNNNNNNNNNNNNNNNNNNNNNNNNNNNNNNNNNNNNNNNNNNNNNNNNNNNNNNNNNNNNNNNNNNNNNNNNNNNNNNNNNNNNNNNNNNNNNNNNNNNNNNNNNNNNNNNNNNNNNNNNNNNNNNNNNNNNNNNNNNNNNNNNNNNNN is a window of Primulina huaijiensis isolate GDHJ02 unplaced genomic scaffold, ASM1229523v2 scaffold43379, whole genome shotgun sequence DNA encoding:
- the LOC140970241 gene encoding VAN3-binding protein-like — encoded protein: VQQEVSPRTSGRLSHSSGPLNGGQSCGSLTDSPPASPFEIDDSKYSQLNTTTCNQYKVSAINGTGLGGGGKTVGRWLKDRREKKKEETRAHNAQLHAAISVAGVAAAIAAIAAATAASSAAGKDEQMAKTDMAVASAATLVAAQCVEAAEVMGAERENLASVVNSAVNVRSAGDIMTLTAAAATALRGAATLKARALKEVWNIAAVIPVDKGMGATNNGSNGSSNGSFSGELVPEENFLGICSRELLARGGELLKRTRNGDLHWKIVSVYINKMGQVMLKMKSRYVAGTITKKKKNVVLEVLKDIPAWAGRHLLEGGEHRRYFALKTVARGVVEFECRNQREYDIWTQGVSRLLSIAAEKNNRHKI